From the genome of Streptacidiphilus sp. PB12-B1b:
TGCGTTGTTCCGATGCGCGGGGTGCACCCGGCCACCGGAATCTGTCGAACTGACGAACGTCGGCCCAACCCTCACCGCACCGCCCGGGGAGGGCTCCGCGCGGGCGCTCCGAGCGGGTGGTCCGGGTGGCGGAACGGGCGTGTCAGGGGCTGCGCCCGGGACCGGTGTGATCAGCTGCGAGGGCTGGGCCCGATCACGGGTGTCACGGAAGGGGTCGTATGCGCGTCGCCGCCTCCTGGAGAGTCCCGCTGCCGGCCGTGGCGGTGCTGCCCGTGCTCCCGGCCCTGCTCGCCCTCTCCCTCGCCGCCGGGCAGCCGACCCACTCCGGGGCCGCCCGTCCGGTCGGCGCGCCTGCGGCCGCCGCCGGGACACTTCCGCTGGCAGGCCGGACGGTGGTGCTGGACCCGGGGCACAATCCGGGCAATGCCGACCATCGGCGGCAGATCGCCGCGCTGGTCGACGTCGGCAACGCCCGCAAGCCCTGCAACACCACCGGGACGGCCACCGACAGCGGCTACCCGGAGGCCCTGTTCAACCTGGACGTGGCGCGCCGGGCCCGGGTGCTGTTGCAGGACCTGGGCGCGCGGGTGGTGCTCACCCAGGACGGCGACCGCCCCTGGGGGCCCTGCGTGGACGAGCGGGCGGCGATCGCCAACCGGGCGCACGCCGACGCGACCGTCGCCATCCACGGCGATGGCGCCCCGGCCTCGGGCTACGGCTTCCAGGTGATCCTGCCCGCGCCGGTGGTGGCCGGGATCGCCGACAACGCGGCGATCGTCGCCCCGTCCCGGCGGCTGGGCCTGGCGCTGCAGTCGGCGTTCCGCTCGGCCACCGGCGAGCCCTTCTCGACCTACCTGGGCGGCGGCACCGGCTTCACCGTCCGCAGCGACCTCGGCGGGCTGAACCTGGCCCGGGTGCCCGCGGTCTTCATCGAGTGCGGCAACATGCGCAACCCCGGGGATGCGCAGCGGATGATCACCACGTCCTGGCGGGAGGCGGCGGCGCGGGGTGTCGCGGACGGCATCGCTGCGTTCCTGGAGCAGCCCGGCCCGGCTGCGGCGCGCGGCTGACCGCCGTTCTCAACCGGCGGTCTCAAGCGGCGGTCTCAACCGGCGCTCAGCCGGCCCCGGACGGCGGCGTGGACCTCGGCCTCCTCGCCGGGGTCGGCGGCCAGCCTGCGCAGCCGGTCCAGCACCCGGACGTCGCCCTTGGTGAGCACATGGCGGGCGGCCAGCTCGCGGGTGGACTCCTCGCAGTCCCAGAGGCACTCGACGGCCGCACCGGTCGGGAAGCACGCGTCGGTGGCGGCGAGGCTGCGGGCGGCCGCGCCGCGCAGCTGTGAGCTGCTGGTCTCGGCGTAGATGTGGCGCAGCACGGTGACCCCGGCGACGGCCGCCAGCCGTCCGACGCCCTCGACCAGGACGGTCAGCCCCTCGCCGTCGACACCGTCGGCGAAGATGCCCCGGCGCAGCGCGGCCACCACCAGCGGGCCGTCCTCCGGCGAGCCGCAGGCCGCCAGCAGCCGGGCGGCGGCGTCGGCCAGCGGGCCGCCGTCCGGGTCGGCCGCCCACAGCCGGGCGCGTTCGGTGATCCGCGCGCCGCGCATCCGGGCCAGCGTGCCCAGGGCGAAGGCGGCGATGCGGTGCGAGGCGTCCACGGCGGCCCGTTCGACCAGGTCGGGGGCGTCCTCGTGGTCGTGGTCGGTGAGGTGGCGCAGCGCGGCGCAGCGGGCGCCCTCACGGGCCGACCCGGCGGATTCCAGCAGCAGCGGCTGGTCGTCCGGCCCGGCGACGGCGGCCAGGCAGCGGGCGGCGGCGGCGACCCGGCGCTCGAAGACGTCCTGCGGCGCCTGCGGCTGCTCGTCGGCCCAGGCCAGGACGGCTTCGGTGCTCCAGGCGGGGGCCGCGCCGGAGCGGTCCAGTTGGCGCTGCCACAGGTCGAAGGGGGCCTGCTCGGTGGCGGCGGCCACCCGGGCGTGGGTCTGCGCCCACAGGTGCCAGGGGCGGGGCTCGTAGGCCTCGCGGACGGCCGCGCGCAGGGCGGCGTCACCCTCGGGGCCGTGCGCGAAGCGGTTCAGTACGGGCTCGGCGAGGTCGAGCAGGGCCCGGTCGTCGTCCCACAGGGCCAGCTCGTCGAGGGCCCAGGCCCAGTTGCTGCCGACGGCGGCGTAGCGACGCAGCAGCAGCAGGGCGTCGCGGCGGCCGTAACCGGCCAGCCGCCCGAGGACGGCCAGGGCCAGGCCGGTGCGGGACTCGTGCTCGTCCAGCAGGTCGTCGACGTGGAAGAGGTGCTCCTCCAGGCCCTGGAGCGGGGCTTCCAGCTCCATGTAGAGGCGGGCGTAGTACAGGGACCGGTTCTCCACCTGCCAGTCCCGCCTGGGGTCGCGGGTGACGCACTGCTCCAGAGCGGCGAGAGCATCGGCGCGCTCTGCCGCCAGAGCGTGCAGGGTGCCGTCCCCCCGGCCCCGCTGGAGCAGGCCGAGAAGGGAGGCGCTGGGCGCTATCGCGGGCTCGAACATGAGGTCAGCATCCGTTGCGGCGGTCCTGGTGGCAAAGGGATTTCCGTGCAGCCGGTCCGGCGGGGCCTCCCGATGGGGCTGCCGTCGCCGACTGGCGGAGTCCGCGACGGTGGCCGCGAACGGATTGTGGCACCGGCCGACGGTCGCCCGCCAGCCGGAAGCACGGAATCGTACCGTCCGCACGCGCGGACGTGCACCTTTGACGCCGGACGCGACACCGGGTGACCGGCGGGTCACACCAGCCGCGGTGCGGCGGGCTTGGGCATCGCCTTGCGGATCTCCGCCCGCAGCTCCTTCACCTCGCTCAGCTGTTCGTAGCGCCCGGCGAGCCGGTACATCTCCCGCAGCCGGTCCCAGGTGCGGTGCGAGGACATCTCGCTGGTCGAGCTGAGGGCCATCCGGGCGAAGCGGTCGGCCTCGTCCGGTCGGTTGGCCAGGTAGCAGGCCGAGGCCATGGAGAGGTAGTCGAACAACTTGGACCGGTCGTGGCCCTCCCCGCGCAGGTCGATGGCCTGCTGGGCGTGGAACTGGGCCAGCGGTGCGGCGGAGGCGTCGTGCTCGGCCAGGGTGCGGTAGGTCAGCGCCTCCATGCCGTGCAGGTCGGCCCGGTCGAAGAACTGCAGCCAGCTGGGCCCGGCCTCGCCGGTGTCCTGGGCGAAGAGGTCCTCCGCCTCGCCGAGGGTCCGCCGGGTGGCCTGGGAGCGGCCCATGGAGGCGTACGCCCAGGCTTCGACGGTGCGCAGCATGGCGCTGGTGCGCGGCAGGGTCGGCTCGCCGCTGCCGCTCTCGGCGACCCGCATCAGGTCCAGCGCGTCGACCGGGCGGCCGAGGTGCACCATCTGCCGGGCGGCCCGGGAGAGCGCCTCCCCGGCGCGGGGCTTGTCGTCGGCCTGCCGGGCGGCGTGCACGGCCATCACGAAGTACCGCTGCGCGGTGGGCTCCAACCCCACGTCGTGCGACATCCACCCGGCCAGCACGGCCAGGTTGGCTGCGACCCCCCACAACCGCCGTGCCAGCGCCTCGGGGTGGTGGTACGTCAGCATCCCTCCGACCTCGTTGAGTTGGCCGACCACGGCCTTGCGCTGCAGCCCGCCGCCGCGGCGGGCGTCCCAGGCGCGGAAGACGTCCACCGACGCCTCCAGCGACTCGACCTCGTCCAGGCCGACCGGCCCCGCGTCGTAGAAGTCGCCGACGGCCAGCGCGGCAGCGCCCGGTCGGCGCACCTCGGCGGCGGAGCCGACGCCGGAGTACCCGGCGCCCCACTCCTTGCCGGTCATCCAGTCGTGCAGGGGTCCGGCGATGGCGGAGCCCGCCGCCAGGGCGGTGCTCGCCCCTATCAGTCCGCGTCTGTTGAGCATGAGGTCCATTCCCGTGAACTCGGTGAGGGCCTCCGCGGCGCGCTGCGGCTCCAGGGGCGGATCGTCCGAGGCGGGATCCCCGCTCCGTACTCGTCCCGAACCTGTCTGCCGGTGTCGCTGGAACCCGAGGTCCTCAGTGGTGACAACACGGCCGAGCCGCTCGGTGAACAGGGCGGCCAGCACCCTCGGCACGGGATCGCGCGGCGTCTCACCGCGGTCGATCCAGCGACGGACCCGTGAGGTGTCGGTCGACAGCTGCTGCTGTCCGGCTGCGGCACCCCGCCGGTTGACCAGTCGCGCCAGCTCGCCCTTGGACCAGCCCGTAAGGGCGAAGAGGTCGGCGAACTGGGTGTTTGGTCCTCTGCTCACGTCAAGCCCCCAGGTTCCTCGGCTGATCCGAGGCTAGCCAAGCGGCATGTGCCAGGCGAGCATTCGCCATGCTTCGCCAGGGTCCGCCAGCTGATGCGCCATGAACGTTCTGGTGTCAGGTAGGAAAGCGCCACCCCGCCCCTGGTGAGCCGGGAGTTCCCGGACCGCCGAGGGGGTGTGGCGCAAGGGGTGGCGCGGCATTGGCGGGACGCCAGTGACCGGCCCGGCCTACGCACTCCCCAGGGTGCGCCGACCGGGGCGGACCGGGCCGAACGGCGCCGACCGGCGCCCGCGCCACCCCGGCACCATCGCGGCGGGCCACCCGGCCCAGCCGGCGGCAGCCCGCCAGGAAGGGATCAGGAACCCCCATGTACTCTCCCTCGCTCTCCCCCGTGTCTCCGTCGGCCGTCCGGGTGTCCCCGCCACGCCACCGCCCGCGGCCGGGGCCGATCCGCGCAGCGACCCGCGCGGCGAGGGGCGGCCCGACGCCCGCCCGGAGATCCGGCCGCGCGAGGCCCACGGCCAGCCGCAGCTGCGCGGGGTGCCGGCCCGGGTGGGCGTGCCGGGCGCGCCGCGGCGGATGGCCATGCCGCAGCCGCCCGCAGCCGCGCCCGGGCTCGACGGTCCGGCCGAGAGGTCCCCGGCACTGCGGGCGGCGCTGGCCAACATCGTCCGGATATGTCCCGCGTTCACGCCGCGGGCGCTGCTGCTGGAGGACGAGCGGCACATCCTGGTCGCCGGGACGGCCGGGCGCACGCCGGTGGTGGCCAAGTGCCTGTCCGCGCACGGCTCGCCGGCCCGGCAGGTGACCCGCAGCGCGCTGGAGACCGCCGAGCTGTTCCGGCGGGAGGTCGCGGCCTACCGCGCCTTCGTCCGGCACCGCCCGCCGGCCCGGCTGCCGAAGCTGGTGGCCGCCGACACCGAGCGCTGCGTGCTGCTGCTGGAGCGGATCCCCGGGCGCCCCGCCTCCCGGGAGCGACACCCCGTCAACACCCCGGCGCCCGGCGAGGTGCGGGCGATCCTCGGGGCCGTCCGGGCGCTGAACCTGTGGCGGCCGCCGATGGGGACCTTCACCGCCCCGCTGGACTACACCCGGGAGGTGGCCCGGTACCACGCCCTGGGCCTGCTGACCGACCGGGACGCCGGCGACCTGCAGCAACTGCTGCACGGACTGGCGCACACCGCCCGGCAGTTCTGCCACGGCGACGCGCTGCTCAGCAATGTGGTGCTGGCACCGTCCGGGCCGGTGCTGGTCGACTGGGAGCAGGCCGGCTGGTACCTGCCCGGCTACGACCTGGCCACGCTGTGGACGGTGCTCTCCGGCGACACCGCCGCCCGGCGGCAGATCAGCCAGGCCGCGCAGGCGTCCGGGACGCTCCCCCGGGACGCCTTCCTGGTCAACCTGATCCTGGTGCTGATGCGGGAGCTGCGCAGGCACGACCTCCCGGGCGCGGGCGAGGAGCAGCGGATACTGGTACGGCGGCTGCACGAGGACGCCGCGCTGGCCCGGCGCGCGGTCCGGGCGGCGGTGGGCACCCGGTAGGGCCCGGGCCGTCAGGCGCGGGCCCGGCCCGGGGGTTGACCCCCCGGGCGGCCGGCCCCGGTGCGCTGCTCAGGTGCGGAACATGTCCGCGGGCAGCGGCTTCAACAGCTGGTACAGGTCGTCCGTGATGGGCCGGTCCCAGGTGGTGACGGTCACCTGGATGTCGTCGCTGCTGCCGAACTGGACGCAGGCCACCCGGCTCTCCGACAGCTTGACCTTCTTCACGATCAGCAGGTCGTCCCCGAGCATGACCGGGAAGTCCTCGGTGTCCACCACTCCCACGGGCTCGTCGTTGCCGATCGCGGCGAGCAGCTGGCGGACCTCGAACGGCACGCCGTCCTCGGGCTCGCGCGCCGGGGAGCCGGCCCGCAGATTGCCGATCAGCATGGACGGGCCGCGCCCGCCGAGGAGGTCGTAGCGCAGGAAGATGCCCTGGCAGCTGCCGTCCTCCGGGTCGGCCAGCAGGGCCGCCCCGAAGTCGCCGGGCCAGTCGCCCGGGTCCATCGCAAGTACGTCGAAGTCCGGACCTGTGGGTGTGCCGGAGCGGCGGCGGAGAAAGGCCATGCGCCCATCGTACGTGGCTGCCCGGGCCCGCTCCTCCCGGTCCCGCCGAGCGGCGTTCGTACCCGGACCGATGTGTCCATGCTGCGAGACGCCGAGTTGACGCACACATCACGTTCCGAATACGGTCGGCGACATGGAGAGATCAACGCGGCTCACCAACAGGGGGCACATCGACCTCCTGCGTGTGGCGTCCGCAGCCTGTCGCTGACATCCACAGCGCGTTGCCGTGTACTGCTCCGGCGCGCATCCTTCCCCCTTTATTGTTTTTCCCAAGAGCACGTCTGCGGGGCCATTGCTGGACGGCCCCGTGGGCGGGCCTGTTCACCCCGCCGCGTGGGGGCGTGTGGGGTGCGGGCCACAGGTGGCGCCGCGTCGACCCCGTGGGGGTGGTCGACGCGGCGCCCGCCACCATGCGCGCCACCGCCCGCAGTCGGCCGAGCGGGCCGCCGCCGACCCGCGAGTGCCTCCAGGGCATGCCGCAGGGCCGCCACCGGTCGGGTGACGGCCCTGCGGTGCGTGCGGGTGGGTCAGGTCAGGTCGAACTCGC
Proteins encoded in this window:
- a CDS encoding aminoglycoside phosphotransferase family protein — protein: MRPREAHGQPQLRGVPARVGVPGAPRRMAMPQPPAAAPGLDGPAERSPALRAALANIVRICPAFTPRALLLEDERHILVAGTAGRTPVVAKCLSAHGSPARQVTRSALETAELFRREVAAYRAFVRHRPPARLPKLVAADTERCVLLLERIPGRPASRERHPVNTPAPGEVRAILGAVRALNLWRPPMGTFTAPLDYTREVARYHALGLLTDRDAGDLQQLLHGLAHTARQFCHGDALLSNVVLAPSGPVLVDWEQAGWYLPGYDLATLWTVLSGDTAARRQISQAAQASGTLPRDAFLVNLILVLMRELRRHDLPGAGEEQRILVRRLHEDAALARRAVRAAVGTR
- a CDS encoding N-acetylmuramoyl-L-alanine amidase, yielding MRVAASWRVPLPAVAVLPVLPALLALSLAAGQPTHSGAARPVGAPAAAAGTLPLAGRTVVLDPGHNPGNADHRRQIAALVDVGNARKPCNTTGTATDSGYPEALFNLDVARRARVLLQDLGARVVLTQDGDRPWGPCVDERAAIANRAHADATVAIHGDGAPASGYGFQVILPAPVVAGIADNAAIVAPSRRLGLALQSAFRSATGEPFSTYLGGGTGFTVRSDLGGLNLARVPAVFIECGNMRNPGDAQRMITTSWREAAARGVADGIAAFLEQPGPAAARG
- a CDS encoding putative leader peptide, yielding MERSTRLTNRGHIDLLRVASAACR
- a CDS encoding HEAT repeat domain-containing protein encodes the protein MFEPAIAPSASLLGLLQRGRGDGTLHALAAERADALAALEQCVTRDPRRDWQVENRSLYYARLYMELEAPLQGLEEHLFHVDDLLDEHESRTGLALAVLGRLAGYGRRDALLLLRRYAAVGSNWAWALDELALWDDDRALLDLAEPVLNRFAHGPEGDAALRAAVREAYEPRPWHLWAQTHARVAAATEQAPFDLWQRQLDRSGAAPAWSTEAVLAWADEQPQAPQDVFERRVAAAARCLAAVAGPDDQPLLLESAGSAREGARCAALRHLTDHDHEDAPDLVERAAVDASHRIAAFALGTLARMRGARITERARLWAADPDGGPLADAAARLLAACGSPEDGPLVVAALRRGIFADGVDGEGLTVLVEGVGRLAAVAGVTVLRHIYAETSSSQLRGAAARSLAATDACFPTGAAVECLWDCEESTRELAARHVLTKGDVRVLDRLRRLAADPGEEAEVHAAVRGRLSAG